CCAAGCTTCTTAAATTTTCTTTCAACGCCTCGTCGGCGGAAGCGTTGTCTTCTTCATAGCTCCAGTTTGGCTCTTCCCACGTATCAATATGACGGATGGGCGAAGCGCTCAAAAAATCCGGTTTGAATATTTCCGTAAGCACGCGGCCATCCATGTCTTGCCCGATGGGCAGATCCATCAACGCGAGTAACGTGGGCGTGACATCCAACACGCTGGCATTCTGCAAGGCATACCCGCGGCGAATGTCCGGCCCGGCGGCGATGAAAACGCCTTCAGGATGGTGATCACCGGAGATGGCGCCAATATCGCCGGCAACGATTTTCTCCGCAGCGATGATCTGGCCTTCCGGCAGCTTTACCTGCAAGCCTTTCAACTCGCCGAGGGCGGCGTTCAGCGCGATTTCAATATTGCCATAGGGATCGAGACTGACATCGAAAAATGGCGCGGAGGGATTCACCACTCTAATCGCGCTCAGGTCGCTGCGCATTTTTTCGATTTGAAAGGAATCCTCCTGGCGATGGCGAAAAAACGTTGCGCCGCGAATGTTAAACGTGCGCACCGCGGCGGCTTCCCAATGCAACAATTCCACCAGGGCCTCGGGCAAAATACGCACGGTACGATCCGGCGGGCGGCCCTGAGCTTCGGGCACGGATTGAAAACCGTGATCCGAAACGATGATGACGTTGGTGTTGCCCTCCTCGTGGCGTGCCGGCAAGCTCACCTCGAGCCGGCGCAGCGTGCGGCCGATCATGCGATCGACGGCTTCGTAAGCTTGATAAATCTTACTGCGATGTTTTTGGATCTCGCGCGGCTCGACCGAGCTCGCCGATGCCTCCGGCTCCATGAATTTCCAATAATTGTGCGAGGTGCTGTCGACCAGTGTGAAGACGTACATCGATAATTGCGTTTGAAAATGCTGCACCTGGCGCACGAACACATCGGCATAAGCTTCAAACCCGATGCGGCGCATGTGATAGAATTTTTCGAGATAATCGCGTTGCGCGCGCGTGCGCACCAGCGTCAGCGCCGCATCTGCGAACGAAGACGGCCGCACGCCCAAACGATGGCATTGCCACGCGCGTTGCATCGCGGTGAACAGCGAACGCCGGTTGTCCGAACGCTGGGTCATGTCAAGCTCGCGAATCGCTTGCAGCGAGGCGGGATGCGTTTCCGGGCCGCGCGAGAACGATCCGGGAATCACGAAGCCGTTGAGCTCCGGCGGCGGCCATGTCACCATATAACCGCACAAACCGACGCGCCAGCCGGATTGCGAAGCCATGTCCCACACGCGTTTGCAGCGCACGCTTTTCGATGACACCACGAAATCCCACACGCCGTGTTTATCCGGCGTTTTGCCGGAAGCGATGCTCGTCCAAATCGCCGGAGATACCATTGGCTCGATTGACTGCAAAATGCCGGAGGCGCCGGAGTCGCATAACCGCTGCAAATGCGGCAGGCGGCCTTGCGCCATCATCGGTTTTAGAATGCGCCAGGTGGCGCCGTCCATTCCGAAAAAAAGAACTTTAGAACTGCGTGATGTTTTATTCATGATGATATTGACAATTTGCCATCAACAATTAACCATTGATCATATCCATTTGTCATTAACAATTGTCAATGGCTAATGATTAATGGTCAATGATCAATGGATAATTGAGAATGATTGCTCATAAATACCCCAAACTCTTCAGCCGCGCTTCCACTTCGGCGCGATCTTCCTCGCTGTAAACCATCTGCTCGTCATTCTTGTTGTGTTCGAATTCCATGCGGTCGATGGGCTGCTCGCGCAAGACTTTGTCCGCCAGGCCACCGGTCAGCACGTCGCCATCCATATCGTTGGGAATGGGGTGGCCCATGAGGTAAAGCGCAGTGGGCGCGATATCGATGATGCGCGCATTTTTCAGATGCTGGCCTTTCTTCACGGCCGCGCCATGCATCAGAAAAATTCCGTCCATGCGGTGCTGGCCGGTGATGTAATGTCCCGGATCGCGAATCACGCGATGCGACGAAAACGAGAAGCTGCTGAAGACGATGTAACGCGGATCCTTCGGGAAATAGACCAGATCGGGCGCGCGCTCGAAAAACGGGCCGTCAAACAACTCTTCTCGTTTGTAAATTTCGCCGATCAGCGCTTCGCCGGTTTTGGGATCGCGGAATTGGCGCAAACGCTGCGTGATTTCATCGCGCGTGGCTTCGTAGTCAGCGCCGGGCTTGACCACGCCCTCCGGCTCACGCCCTTCGAGATTCACAAAAATCAAACCCGCAATGCCGCCGCCAATGGAATACGCGCGCGAACGCCGCCAATCGATATCCGGGAACGAAAAGAAAACTTTCTCCGCCAGGCTGTAGCCGGCTTGCGTGCCTTTGACTTTGCGCTTGACCTTGCTCAGCCCGATCATGTTGATCATGGAAAAAATATTGCTCGGGCTGACGCCGGCCTGAAAAGCGCGATATTTGAGCTGCGCCGCCAGACTGCGTTTGGGCGTGAGAAAGCCTTCGCGCAGCAACCAGGTGTTGCTGTAGATGTAGTACTCCAACGGCCCGAAGCCGTGATCGGAAACCAGCAGCAACGGCACCTCAGGATAATTCTGCCGCACCTCGCCGATGAAATCATCGATCACACGGTAGACTTTGAAAATCGCGTCGCCATAGCGCTGATGATCTTCCGGGCGATACTTCGAGTGCGTGTTGTCCGCGTAGCGCCAGAACGAGTGCATGGAAAAATCGGTTTCGCTGAACACCTGCACGAACAGATGCCAGGCCTTGTTTTTCAGGCAATGGCGCGCAATTGTGATTTTGTTTTGCAGCGTGCCGAGCAAATCCTCGAGATATTCCTTTTCATTCTTGCCGGAGAAGCTCACACTCGGCAGCGGTTTGTAACCCGGCACAATTTTCTCGAATTCCTCGATTAAATTTTCGGGATAACAACGATTCGGGCCGGAAGCCGGCACCGGCAAGCCGGCAACCATCTGGCCGTTAAGTGGCCGCACCGGATAGGTGATCGGCAGATTGAGAATGATCGATTGCTTGCCATGAAAAGCCATGATATCCCACAAGCGCGCGCTCTCCACTTCGTCGGAGTTCACCGGCTCGATGCGATAGGAATTCGGGCGGCGGCGCATGAACTCAAACAAACCATGGCGCCCCGGCCCTTTGCCGGAGGCGAAGGAATTCCACGCAACGGCCGTGCTCGGCGGAATCACGGTGCGCAACGGGCCCCAGCAGCCTTCTTGCATCAACGCCGCCAGTTGCGGCAATTTTCCTTGCTCGACCCAGGGCGTAATCAAATCAAAGGTCGCGCCGTCCAGACCTAGAATAATAAGACGGGAATGATGTGATGGTAAGCTCATGATAGCAGGTTCATCCTAAATGTTCTTTCAAGATCCAAAACATGATGCCGGCTTGTCCGCAGGCGAGTTCGCATATTAGTTCCGTTAAAGTGAAATTGTTGCCATAAAAGCAAAAAAATTTTCCACCGGATAGAAACAACCCAACTGTTAAAAAGCTTTTCCATCCGCCGGGTTGATTCTATCCGTTGGCGATTTCCTTTGAGTTGCGGTTTATCCGCCTTGCAGCCATTAAATCGAGCTGGCTTCCATTTTTTTGTTGACCGAAACGGCTTCGCGCCTTCCCGGGAGAGGCGCGTCAACAGAATTTTCTCGGCGCGCGCCAGGCGCAATCTTCAGCGTTTGATACAGCTCTGCAAATTCGCGCACAAATTTGTCGAAATTGAATTTGCGGTCGAGGTTCCTTGCCGCAGCATGCGCCAACTCTTCTTTGAACGCTGGATTCGAAAGCACGCGAATGACCTGACGCGCGAGATCGTGGGCATCGCCCATGATGAAGAGCAGCCCGTCCTCGCCGTCGGTAATTTGCTCGGGAATGCCGCCGGCGTTGCACGCAACCACGACGCGCCCGGTCGCCATGCCTTCGAGCACGACGCCCGGAAACGCATCCTGGCAAAGCGAAGATTGCACGATGACATCGCTTGCCGCCATGATTTGAGGCACATCGTTGCGCTCGCCGGCAAAGAGCAGAATGCCCTCGCGCACGAACGGCTCGGCTTGCGCACGCAATGCGCGCGCATAATCTTCATGGCCTTCCAATTCGCCGCCGACAATGAGAAAACGCGCCGCCGGAATTTGCGCGCGGATGAGGGGCAACGCTTGCACAAAAACCATGTGGCCCTTGCGCCGTGAAAGCTTGGCGATCATCGTGATCACCGGGGCTTCCGGCGGGAAACCGAATGCCCGCCGCAACGGCGCGCCGTCAATGCGCGAATGAAATTTCTCGCGATACGGCCCGGGATTATAAATCACCGCAACTTTGTTTTGCACGAAGCTGCGCTTGAGCACCATTTGCCGCGCCGTGCCATGCGAAACGGCGACGATCTTGGTGGCGAATAAATGGATCATCGTCGCCACCGGATACCGCGTGAACGGATTCGGCCGGCTTGCGCGCAAATGCCAAACCACCGGAACGCCGCAGCTCCACGCGGCAAGCGGGGCGTGAAAGTCACGCAAATCATTGGCATGCACCACTTCGATGCGCAGTTGGCGCAGCATGCGGCGCAACATTAAAACGCCGGTAACGGCGCGGCCAATGAACCGCAGCAAACGCACGGGATGCAACAACTGGCGCGAAATGCGATCGATGCGGAGATAATGCAAGCGGCTGGTCAATTCCGCAGAAAGCTGTTGTTGCGCGATTTGCGCACGCGCCTCTTCCGGCACAACGGCAAAGGCTTCGAAGTTGCCGCGATTGAACGCTTCGAACAATTTCAAAAAACTCAGGCTGGCGCCGCCTTGCGACACAAAAAATGAGGTGAAATACAAGATGCGCATGCGCTGCGAGGGCATGGGGGTTTTCACCGAAATCAATTTTTGCTCACCTCCAAAACTGGAAACGACGTCAATGCGTGCGCGGGCAGCGCAGCCGCATGCCCCTTGCCGTTGGTGTGAAATTTATTTTCCTGCGGCGCGAGATCAATCTTGCCGTTGACCAGTGGCTTTACGATTTGATCCGGGCGGAGCGCTTTCGCCAGATGGATGAAGGTCATGATCAAAGGCAACTCGGCCTGATCCAACATGCCGGTGTACCACAACATGGCAAAGAGAATGGCGCTGTAGCCGCCCACCATGCCGGCGGCGGCCACACGGTTTTCTTCGCCGCTCGTTTCACGCTTAACCCGGGCAATGCGATAAATGTGTTTGAACGGTCGCCAGAGCACGAGGAAAAACAACAAGCAGCCGATAATGCCGCCTTCCGTGGCGATGATCAGGAAAATGTTATGTACGGTCGAGCTGAAACGATCGCGGATTTCATACTCCGTGTAGTGCAACAACTCGTTTGATTTTCCCAGGCCGACGCCGAACCACGGATTCTCGGCAATCAATTCCGCGGAACCCAGAATCAAATTATAGCGCGTCGATTCGCTGCGGCTGCCGGGCAACATCTGCACACGTTCTGCCAACGCTTTGGAAAAAAGCGAGAGTTCGTCGAAGTAGGTGAAGACCAGGGAGGCGAGATAGACGCCGGCGATCAATCCCAGCAGCAGAAAGCGCGGCCAGTTGATGCGCTTGAGCGTCAACGCGCCGGTGGCATAGAACATTACCGTGATCCCGAAAACAGCCGCGCCCCAATTGCCGCGCGATAGCGTGAGCACCAGGGTCACGGCGGAAACGATGCTGCACACCCAATAGAGCAGGCGCGCGCGGCCGGTGCTCATCAACGCTTTTGCCACCACCAGCGGCAACAACAAGACAATCCAATTGCCGAGAATATTGCTGTGTTTAAATGTGCCCTGCACACGCACCAGGCTCATCACACCGGCTTTGTAAATGGAAATGTGTTCCATTTCCTGGCCAAAATACTGCTGTACCGCGCCAATGCTGGTCTGCGTGATGCCTTGCACCAGTCCCAGGCTGGCTTCGCAAAAAAGCGCTACCATC
This genomic window from Cytophagia bacterium CHB2 contains:
- a CDS encoding glycosyltransferase family 4 protein; translated protein: MISVKTPMPSQRMRILYFTSFFVSQGGASLSFLKLFEAFNRGNFEAFAVVPEEARAQIAQQQLSAELTSRLHYLRIDRISRQLLHPVRLLRFIGRAVTGVLMLRRMLRQLRIEVVHANDLRDFHAPLAAWSCGVPVVWHLRASRPNPFTRYPVATMIHLFATKIVAVSHGTARQMVLKRSFVQNKVAVIYNPGPYREKFHSRIDGAPLRRAFGFPPEAPVITMIAKLSRRKGHMVFVQALPLIRAQIPAARFLIVGGELEGHEDYARALRAQAEPFVREGILLFAGERNDVPQIMAASDVIVQSSLCQDAFPGVVLEGMATGRVVVACNAGGIPEQITDGEDGLLFIMGDAHDLARQVIRVLSNPAFKEELAHAAARNLDRKFNFDKFVREFAELYQTLKIAPGARRENSVDAPLPGRREAVSVNKKMEASSI
- a CDS encoding O-antigen ligase family protein, coding for MIKLEKIAFWLTLTTFAFPLATRLGNGYRLYLFELPLWCVYFLWAFRFGLKDQRLQMQRIDLYFFLFMAWLGVSVALNETWELGANTGWFWVKCYLVGFYLRHNLYRYYSLRSIMIFLMVALFCEASLGLVQGITQTSIGAVQQYFGQEMEHISIYKAGVMSLVRVQGTFKHSNILGNWIVLLLPLVVAKALMSTGRARLLYWVCSIVSAVTLVLTLSRGNWGAAVFGITVMFYATGALTLKRINWPRFLLLGLIAGVYLASLVFTYFDELSLFSKALAERVQMLPGSRSESTRYNLILGSAELIAENPWFGVGLGKSNELLHYTEYEIRDRFSSTVHNIFLIIATEGGIIGCLLFFLVLWRPFKHIYRIARVKRETSGEENRVAAAGMVGGYSAILFAMLWYTGMLDQAELPLIMTFIHLAKALRPDQIVKPLVNGKIDLAPQENKFHTNGKGHAAALPAHALTSFPVLEVSKN